The Corynebacterium glaucum genome includes a region encoding these proteins:
- a CDS encoding CPBP family intramembrane glutamic endopeptidase produces the protein MGLDGEALQATETAILFAMHLGAIALLVWYLRKRGLGAGLRPLGRDAWHILWELPLIFIAVPLLTQVVSHVAGLEPIENGGLGSNVGMEPASLLKVFVVGAVLAPLLKELIFRHMVMGYFDTIMPAFGSVLLSSAIFAVLHLEPVQVLHAFFGGIAFALVARRHRSLWASIIAHVCNNLLVGLIVLAGLSA, from the coding sequence TTGGGCCTCGACGGCGAGGCGCTGCAAGCCACGGAGACCGCGATTCTTTTCGCGATGCATCTCGGAGCAATTGCGCTACTGGTTTGGTACCTGCGAAAGCGGGGGCTGGGAGCCGGATTACGGCCGCTGGGCAGAGACGCCTGGCACATTCTGTGGGAGCTACCGCTCATCTTCATCGCGGTGCCTTTGCTGACGCAGGTAGTCTCGCACGTAGCTGGCTTGGAACCCATCGAGAATGGGGGATTGGGTTCTAACGTGGGGATGGAGCCTGCATCCCTGCTCAAGGTATTCGTGGTAGGCGCAGTGCTCGCACCACTTTTGAAGGAACTCATCTTCCGCCACATGGTGATGGGCTACTTCGACACGATCATGCCCGCATTTGGGAGCGTGTTGCTCTCGTCGGCGATCTTTGCCGTCCTGCATTTGGAGCCTGTCCAAGTACTCCACGCGTTTTTCGGCGGCATCGCGTTCGCGCTGGTGGCGCGCCGACACCGTTCCTTGTGGGCCAGCATCATCGCCCACGTGTGCAACAATCTGCTAGTCGGACTGATTGTCCTTGCAGGACTGAGCGCGTAA